One genomic region from Phragmites australis chromosome 1, lpPhrAust1.1, whole genome shotgun sequence encodes:
- the LOC133911294 gene encoding hexokinase-8-like: MAKHVVADLREKCGTPASLLRDVASEIADEMGAGLEKEGGSKVKMLLSYVDKLPTGREEGLFYGLDLGGTNFRVLRVQLGGNEKHVVNRESREVTIPPHLMSGSYSELFGFIASELAKFVADEERCTNSTNGKKRELGFTFSFPVKQRSVASGTLVKWTKAFAIDDAVGEDVVAELQMAMEKQGLDMHVAALINDAVGTLAGARYYDKDVVAGVIFGTGTNAAYVEKANAIPKWEGELPNSGDMVINMEWGNFYSSRLPITEYDQELDRESLNPGEQIYEKLMSGMYLGEIVRRVLLEISLRSSIFSNIDHTKLRTHFLLRTPHISAMHHDETPDLKIVAEKLEENLAITNTSLETRKLIVEICDIVARRAARLAAAGLAGILKKLGRDCTAQKQRSVIAIDGGLFGHYTKFRECLESTLGELLGEEASKSIAVKHADDGSGIGAALIAASQSQYRNVE, translated from the exons ATGGCGAAGCATGTGGTGGCCGACCTCCGAGAGAAGTGCGGGACACCGGCGTCGCTGCTGCGAGATGTGGCGTCAGAGATTGCCGATGAGATGGGCGCGGGATTGGAGAAGGAAGGCGGGAGCAAGGTCAAGATGCTCCTCTCCTACGTTGATAAGCTCCCCACAGG GAGAGAGGAAGGATTATTCTACGGATTGGACCTAGGAGGAACAAACTTCCGCGTCTTGAGGGTGCAACTGGGTGGGAATGAGAAGCATGTCGTTAACCGTGAGTCCAGAGAAGTCACTATTCCTCCACATTTGATGTCAGGGAGCTACTCG GAGCTTTTTGGTTTCATTGCTTCTGAATTGGCCAAGTTTGTTGCTGATGAAGAGAGGTGTACTAACTCAACAAATGGGAAGAAGCGAGAACTAGGGTTCACATTTTCATTCCCAGTGAAGCAACGTTCTGTTGCGTCAGGTACCCTTGTGAAGTGGACAAAGGCATTTGCCATTGATGATGCT GTAGGTGAAGATGTAGTGGCTGAACTGCAAATGGCTATGGAGAAGCAAGGTCTGGACATGCATGTAGCTGCATTG ATTAATGATGCTGTTGGGACTCTGGCTGGAGCAAGGTACTATGACAAAGATGTCGTTGCTGGTGTGATATTTGGCACTGGCACAAATGCAGCGTATGTTGAGAAGGCAAACGCTATTCCGAAATGGGAAGGCGAGTTGCCCAATTCAGGGGATATG GTCATCAACATGGAATGGGGTAACTTCTATTCATCCCGTCTTCCCATCACTGAATATGATCAAGAATTAGATAGGGAGAGCTTAAATCCGGGAGAGCAG ATCTACGAGAAGTTAATGTCAGGAATGTATTTAGGCGAAATTGTAAGGAGGGTGCTCCTTGAAATTTCGTTGCGATCTTCAATTTTCAGCAATATTGATCACACTAAGCTCAGAACTCATTTCCTTCTGCG GACCCCCCATATTTCTGCAATGCACCATGATGAAACACCTGATCTGAAGATTGTAGCTGAAAAACTGGAAGAAAACCTAGCG ATTACAAACACGTCCTTAGAGACTCGAAAATTGATTGTCGAAATTTGCGACATTGTGGCTAGAAGGGCAGCTCGGCTGGCTGCTGCAGGGCTTGCAGGGATCCTCAAGAAGCTTGGGAGAGATTGCACTGCCCAGAAGCAACGATCAGTCATTGCCATTGATGGAGGATTGTTCGGGCACTACACCAAATTCCGCGAATGCTTGGAGAGCACACTGGGTGAGTTGCTAGGAGAGGAGGCGTCCAAGTCAATAGCCGTCAAGCACGCAGATGACGGTTCAGGAATAGGTGCTGCTCTGATTGCAGCTTCTCAATCTCAGTACAGAAATGTTGAGTGA
- the LOC133911130 gene encoding auxin-responsive protein IAA16-like has product MAWSGRLGEEGDSGLELSLGLPAYFTKPSGFAGGEEPSDTSAFDLQAAKGSNGSKARPAAAPVVGWPPVRSFRRNLAFSRTPPQSSSAHQNSGGKDDGAKAGAERGLFVKINMDGVPIGRKVDLRAYGDYGELTAAVGKLFRGLLAAQRDPAPAAASRLCGDEEEDPVIGGGGEYMLVYEDEEGDRVLVGDVPWEMFVATAKRLRVLKSSDLPASSLRKGGRKRAAADC; this is encoded by the exons ATGGCGTGGAGCGGCCGGCTCGGAGAGGAAGGGGACAGCGGTCTTGAGCTCAGCCTTGGCCTCCCGGCCTACTTCACCAAGCCCTCAG GtttcgccggcggcgaggagccTAGTGACACTTCTGCTTTCGATCTGCAAGCGGCCAAAGGAAGCAATGGCTCCAAGGCAAG GCCAGCAGCTGCTCCGGTGGTAGGGTGGCCGCCAGTGCGTTCGTTCCGGCGGAACCTCGCCTTCTCCAGAACGCCGCCTCAGTCGTCCTCGGCTCATCAGAACAGCGGAGGCAAAGACGACGGCGCGAAGGCCGGCGCCGAGCGCGGCTTGTTCGTGAAGATCAACATGGACGGCGTGCCGATCGGGAGGAAGGTCGACCTCAGGGCCTACGGCGACTACGGCGAGctcaccgccgccgtcggcaAGCTCTTCCGCGGCCTGCTCGCCG CTCAGAGGGATCCAGCCCCGGCCGCGGCAAGCCGACTCTGCGGTGACGAGGAAGAGGATCCCGtgatcggcggcggcggcgagtaCATGCTGGTgtacgaggacgaggagggcgaCAGGGTGCTGGTCGGCGATGTCCCGTGGGA GATGTTCGTGGCAACGGCGAAGAGGCTACGCGTGCTCAAGAGCTCCGACCTGCCGGCGTCGTCG TTGAGAAAAGGGGGCAGGAAGAGGGCTGCAGCTGACTGCTGA